A part of Fimbriiglobus ruber genomic DNA contains:
- a CDS encoding terminase large subunit, whose translation MPKFTGQKFTLLPWQKDWLEQLYGWRLPDGRRRWRKVLLTIGKKNGKSLLVSAVCLYELWAAGVPSPLVISCSTTRDNAKQIFGELENSINGNPSLKAKAQVRSSMNLIRFKSKKAEFKSISSEAGNAEGLNLSFACLDEVHAHESPKLFRALEYSTIARPDGCLVMISTAGSDQSHFFYDVLTKGRNVLAGNDLDTSFFSTVYECPEGLEDDPVGWRQANPSLGTSFTEDDFRRDQEAAKAEGMASYQSFRRYRLNQWVQGEQSWLDVGRWDACQGTATEQELAAAPAHLAVDLSSTTDPTSVSVCWYLGSQRHFLRQWAFVCREGVRRRESTNLPRYTQYAAAKEMTITDGDVIDQSLIKIFILDLIRRYRIREIIFDAYNAGLLATELNTVVPTFYFPQNYKMYTTPCKDFERAISERRIVHEGSSLMRWAIQNVRLDVDPQGNCRPSRGKSTDKIDPVISSVMAFARSSQNAAETIPVKSVYSSRPILRF comes from the coding sequence TTGCCCAAGTTCACCGGCCAGAAGTTCACCCTACTGCCCTGGCAAAAAGACTGGCTCGAACAACTTTACGGGTGGCGGCTCCCGGACGGCCGCCGCAGGTGGCGGAAAGTCCTTCTAACCATCGGCAAGAAGAACGGGAAATCGCTGCTCGTCTCGGCGGTCTGTCTGTACGAACTCTGGGCCGCCGGTGTTCCGTCGCCACTGGTCATAAGCTGCTCGACCACACGGGACAACGCCAAGCAAATCTTCGGCGAACTCGAAAACAGCATCAACGGGAACCCGTCTCTCAAGGCGAAAGCACAAGTCCGGTCCTCGATGAACCTGATCCGGTTCAAGTCCAAGAAGGCGGAATTCAAATCCATCTCGTCCGAAGCCGGGAACGCCGAAGGGTTGAACCTGTCCTTCGCCTGCCTCGATGAAGTCCACGCCCACGAATCGCCAAAGTTATTTCGTGCGCTGGAGTATAGCACCATCGCAAGGCCGGACGGTTGCCTTGTCATGATCTCGACGGCCGGTTCGGACCAGTCGCATTTCTTTTACGACGTGTTGACCAAGGGCAGGAACGTCCTCGCAGGCAACGACCTCGATACGTCGTTCTTCTCGACCGTCTACGAATGTCCGGAAGGGCTGGAGGACGACCCCGTAGGATGGCGACAGGCGAACCCGTCTTTGGGTACGTCGTTCACCGAGGACGATTTCCGCAGGGATCAGGAAGCGGCGAAGGCCGAAGGGATGGCAAGTTATCAATCGTTCCGCCGGTATCGACTCAACCAGTGGGTACAGGGCGAACAATCCTGGCTCGATGTCGGCCGGTGGGATGCGTGCCAGGGGACGGCGACCGAACAAGAACTGGCCGCAGCGCCCGCACATCTGGCCGTAGACCTCTCCTCGACCACGGACCCGACTTCCGTGAGTGTGTGCTGGTATCTCGGAAGCCAGCGGCATTTCCTGCGGCAGTGGGCGTTCGTCTGTCGTGAGGGTGTGCGCCGCCGGGAGTCTACGAACCTCCCTCGGTACACGCAGTACGCCGCAGCGAAGGAAATGACGATTACGGACGGCGACGTGATCGATCAGAGCCTGATTAAAATATTTATCCTCGACCTCATCCGGCGGTACAGGATTCGGGAGATCATCTTCGATGCGTACAACGCCGGGCTACTGGCGACCGAACTCAACACCGTCGTACCGACGTTCTATTTTCCGCAGAACTACAAGATGTACACGACGCCTTGCAAGGATTTCGAGCGGGCCATTTCCGAACGGCGGATCGTCCACGAGGGCAGTTCCTTGATGCGGTGGGCGATCCAAAACGTTCGCCTAGACGTGGACCCGCAGGGGAACTGCCGACCGAGCAGGGGCAAGAGTACGGACAAGATCGACCCGGTAATAAGTTCTGTCATGGCGTTCGCCCGGTCCAGCCAGAACGCCGCCGAGACGATCCCCGTGAAGTCCGTCTATTCGTCCCGCCCAATTCTGCGTTTCTAA
- a CDS encoding HNH endonuclease, with translation MAVQILVPWPLSGQPGTRLILLRAESVFGEGKGLEIVPTGPKRLRPQDQPKRPSKQVRGYDYQWEKIRKHKLGLNPLCEFGFDCCTGWAEHVHHEIKLRNGGTHDLSNLKSTCSKCHHKYHADKK, from the coding sequence GTGGCCGTACAAATTCTTGTTCCGTGGCCCTTGTCCGGACAACCCGGAACACGCCTTATTCTTTTGCGTGCGGAGTCAGTATTCGGTGAAGGGAAAGGACTGGAGATAGTGCCGACAGGACCGAAGCGACTCCGACCGCAGGACCAACCGAAGCGACCTTCCAAGCAAGTTCGGGGATACGACTACCAGTGGGAGAAAATCAGAAAGCACAAACTCGGGTTGAACCCCTTGTGTGAGTTTGGCTTCGATTGCTGTACCGGATGGGCCGAACACGTTCACCACGAAATCAAACTTCGGAACGGCGGCACACACGACTTATCAAATTTAAAATCGACGTGTAGTAAGTGCCATCACAAGTATCATGCAGACAAAAAATAG
- a CDS encoding P27 family phage terminase small subunit — protein sequence MRTPKELDGLAADYWRRNAPICIRMGTLTEADRDTFTLLCLAYARLVSEQGHVNSYIGLSKTYQNYAKLFGLDPVSRKKLNITPATEVVDEFGL from the coding sequence ATGAGAACTCCCAAAGAACTCGACGGACTGGCCGCAGACTACTGGAGACGAAACGCTCCCATCTGCATCCGCATGGGCACGCTCACCGAGGCCGACCGGGATACGTTCACTCTCCTTTGCCTCGCCTACGCTCGTCTGGTCAGTGAGCAAGGGCACGTCAACAGCTACATCGGCTTGTCCAAGACGTACCAGAACTACGCCAAGCTGTTCGGGCTGGACCCGGTGAGCAGGAAAAAATTAAACATCACACCAGCGACGGAAGTGGTAGACGAATTCGGACTATGA
- a CDS encoding recombinase family protein, with amino-acid sequence MTATPDLAYSYMRFSTIDQEEGDTIRRQTAMRDAFVKRHGLELDNKIKLIDRGVKSFRGQNRNDKHALGQFLALVQTGKIRPQSWFIVESLDRLSREDVDEALQLLLSLTNAGIRVVQLLPVEVIYQKPVDAMRLIIGIMEMSRANTESKVKSVRVGEAWEEKWNEARSGKAQTANCPRWLRKVGDSYEPITDRAAAVKLMFELSSDGYGITKIIAKLKEAGHEPFGGGKTWNMSYIGRILTNRAVIGEFQPCREGKPLGVPIENYFTPVIEPGLFARVQDGLKRRSPGRKPKTKHGVNLFQSLLVNAPDHDRIEFKFFTDKRTNSKFARYVNSLAMAGQAEYVSFPVVPFETGILESLREIDPKEVLPQHDQAEQEVTSLAAQYADIETQLAAIEEQLVRGETVGVLVNAAKRLETKKRELSERLTEARRRAENVQSEQWGECQSLCWSIDSAKDQETARMRLRTALRRVVEKIYCVFVRDGIRQIAHCQIHFVGSTKVRHVRMLYRTEHKMPKRTLPMFFRWQTDTQDQGDVSDDVDFSKPDVAQAWVPFFTECCGREHWKRFEKTNV; translated from the coding sequence ATGACGGCGACCCCGGACCTAGCTTACTCCTACATGCGGTTCTCTACCATCGACCAAGAGGAAGGGGATACGATCCGCAGGCAAACGGCCATGCGGGACGCATTTGTAAAGCGGCACGGTCTAGAACTCGACAACAAAATAAAACTCATCGACCGTGGCGTCAAATCGTTCCGAGGCCAGAACCGGAACGATAAGCACGCACTCGGGCAATTCCTAGCACTGGTCCAGACGGGCAAAATCCGGCCGCAAAGTTGGTTCATAGTCGAATCTCTCGACCGGCTTTCTCGGGAAGATGTAGACGAGGCGCTTCAATTACTCCTTTCCCTGACGAATGCCGGTATTCGAGTCGTCCAACTCCTGCCCGTAGAGGTTATTTATCAAAAACCCGTCGATGCGATGCGTTTGATAATTGGCATCATGGAAATGAGCCGAGCGAACACTGAAAGCAAAGTCAAATCGGTACGGGTCGGCGAAGCCTGGGAAGAGAAATGGAATGAGGCCCGAAGCGGCAAAGCCCAAACAGCAAATTGCCCTCGATGGCTCCGCAAAGTTGGCGACTCCTATGAGCCGATTACAGACAGGGCCGCCGCTGTAAAACTTATGTTTGAGCTATCATCCGACGGGTACGGTATCACAAAAATCATCGCAAAGCTTAAAGAGGCGGGGCACGAACCGTTCGGTGGCGGTAAGACCTGGAATATGTCTTACATCGGCCGGATTCTCACCAATCGGGCAGTCATCGGAGAATTCCAACCGTGTCGAGAGGGTAAGCCGTTAGGCGTCCCCATCGAGAATTATTTCACACCAGTCATCGAGCCGGGACTATTTGCCAGGGTTCAAGACGGATTGAAACGACGCTCTCCCGGTCGCAAGCCGAAGACGAAACACGGGGTCAATCTGTTCCAATCCCTGCTGGTGAATGCTCCCGATCACGACCGCATCGAGTTTAAATTTTTCACCGACAAGCGAACGAACAGCAAATTTGCCCGTTATGTCAACTCTTTGGCGATGGCGGGACAGGCCGAATACGTCTCATTCCCCGTCGTCCCCTTTGAAACGGGGATACTCGAAAGCCTTCGTGAAATCGACCCGAAGGAAGTGTTACCGCAGCACGATCAAGCCGAACAAGAGGTAACATCTCTGGCCGCCCAATACGCAGACATCGAAACGCAGTTGGCAGCGATTGAGGAACAGCTAGTCCGAGGTGAAACCGTCGGGGTACTGGTGAACGCAGCAAAGCGATTGGAGACCAAGAAACGAGAGTTGAGCGAACGACTGACCGAAGCACGCAGACGAGCCGAGAACGTCCAATCCGAGCAGTGGGGAGAATGCCAATCCCTTTGCTGGTCGATTGACTCTGCAAAGGACCAAGAGACAGCACGGATGCGGTTACGGACAGCGTTGCGGCGAGTAGTTGAGAAGATTTATTGTGTGTTCGTGCGGGACGGCATACGGCAGATTGCTCACTGCCAGATACATTTCGTGGGCAGTACAAAAGTACGGCATGTCAGGATGCTTTACCGCACAGAACACAAGATGCCGAAGCGAACCCTACCGATGTTTTTTCGCTGGCAGACGGACACGCAGGATCAGGGCGACGTATCAGACGACGTTGATTTTTCAAAACCGGACGTGGCGCAAGCATGGGTTCCGTTTTTCACTGAATGCTGTGGACGTGAACACTGGAAGCGTTTTGAAAAAACAAATGTATGA
- a CDS encoding SDR family oxidoreductase, with amino-acid sequence MKDDPKFQASILGAVALGRWGEIHEIQGAAIYLASAAAGFTTGSMLTVDGGWTAA; translated from the coding sequence GTGAAGGACGATCCGAAGTTCCAGGCGTCAATCCTGGGAGCGGTAGCCCTCGGCCGGTGGGGGGAGATCCACGAGATCCAGGGCGCCGCAATCTACCTGGCGAGCGCCGCCGCGGGCTTCACCACCGGCAGCATGCTCACCGTCGACGGCGGGTGGACGGCGGCGTGA
- a CDS encoding WD40 repeat domain-containing protein, which produces MRSNRVGRYLACGGVFVVALLCSCQVAELRDKWGVYVGDHPMSGKTMRNLDGVTSVGYTPDGGRVLVGGYRVVPWDHLEWAFVFDASTFQELFSPPPPRPDDKLYRSRANRVVVDPQNRFIITAGIQTQQVYRSPSLCILGITGMGQGQSFGEIKVWDAKTFQLVHNLRGPAQQFCDVAVSPDGKMLAAVNSTNGLLDSPGAQTIWFWNLDSGKLVTSFHGHKHLETEPDKPPHWGGVITTAVAFSPDGRTVVTAGHDGRICLWDAANEFHELDGFEAHTSGVARLAYFPDGRHLASASDDGTAVIWDLKTRKPAHTLLLKNRGPLLVDVAVSPDGKTLATADNVEVRLWDAATGTAVETLSLPYPAPSCVAFSPDGKYLAIGFDSLFTKKNGGGSDGVIQWVLADHKLREPTK; this is translated from the coding sequence GTGCGGAGCAATCGCGTCGGGCGCTATCTCGCCTGCGGCGGCGTGTTCGTCGTCGCGCTCCTCTGCTCCTGCCAGGTGGCCGAGTTGCGGGACAAATGGGGCGTGTACGTGGGCGACCACCCCATGAGCGGCAAGACGATGCGGAATCTCGACGGTGTGACATCCGTAGGTTATACGCCCGACGGTGGGCGGGTGCTCGTCGGTGGTTATCGCGTGGTACCGTGGGATCACCTCGAATGGGCCTTCGTCTTCGACGCGTCCACGTTTCAGGAGTTGTTCAGCCCGCCCCCGCCGCGGCCGGACGACAAGCTATACAGATCCCGCGCAAATCGTGTCGTGGTAGACCCGCAAAATCGGTTCATCATCACGGCTGGCATTCAGACGCAGCAAGTTTACAGATCTCCTTCTTTGTGCATACTTGGGATAACGGGCATGGGGCAGGGTCAGAGCTTCGGTGAAATAAAAGTTTGGGACGCCAAGACGTTTCAACTCGTCCACAACTTGCGCGGGCCGGCACAACAGTTTTGCGATGTGGCGGTTTCCCCCGACGGGAAGATGCTGGCCGCCGTCAATTCGACGAACGGTCTGTTGGACTCTCCTGGGGCACAAACGATATGGTTTTGGAATCTCGATTCGGGGAAGTTGGTGACTTCGTTTCACGGGCATAAACATCTGGAAACCGAGCCCGACAAACCACCGCATTGGGGCGGCGTCATTACCACGGCGGTCGCCTTCTCGCCGGACGGAAGGACGGTCGTGACGGCCGGGCACGACGGCCGTATTTGCTTGTGGGATGCCGCGAACGAGTTCCACGAACTCGACGGTTTCGAGGCGCACACGAGTGGCGTGGCACGCCTCGCATACTTCCCGGACGGTCGACATCTCGCTTCGGCCAGCGACGACGGCACGGCCGTGATCTGGGATCTGAAAACGCGAAAACCCGCCCACACGCTTCTACTCAAAAATCGCGGCCCGTTGCTGGTGGACGTGGCGGTGTCACCGGACGGGAAGACCCTGGCCACGGCCGACAACGTCGAAGTCCGGCTATGGGACGCCGCGACCGGGACGGCTGTGGAAACCCTCTCCTTGCCGTACCCGGCGCCGAGTTGCGTCGCCTTCTCGCCCGACGGCAAATACTTGGCCATCGGGTTCGATAGCCTCTTCACCAAGAAAAACGGTGGCGGCTCCGACGGCGTCATCCAGTGGGTACTCGCAGACCACAAGCTCCGTGAGCCTACGAAGTGA
- a CDS encoding RNA polymerase sigma factor: MSWTEITILVDKAKLGDRQAYGELVTRFQSSVYAMALARVRNPLEAQELAQEVFVHAMKKLPQLRDARCFAGWLRRITARMAINRLTRKGPLFGTEPEMLDAVASGGKGPAENLELTEAKAQLHAGLTRLKPEDRATLEAFYLRGRSLKQMAREFEAPVGTIKRRLFVARARLKDVLVGSGGGDFDTGEFPATERRAKRKDRELVGV, translated from the coding sequence ATGAGCTGGACTGAAATCACGATCCTTGTCGACAAGGCCAAGTTGGGCGACCGGCAGGCGTACGGGGAACTGGTCACCCGGTTCCAGAGCAGCGTGTACGCGATGGCCCTGGCGCGGGTGCGGAACCCGTTGGAAGCCCAGGAGTTGGCCCAGGAGGTCTTCGTTCACGCGATGAAGAAGCTCCCGCAGCTCCGGGACGCCCGGTGCTTCGCCGGCTGGTTGCGGCGGATCACCGCCCGGATGGCGATCAACCGGCTGACCCGCAAGGGGCCGCTGTTCGGGACCGAGCCGGAAATGCTGGACGCGGTCGCGAGCGGGGGCAAGGGGCCGGCCGAGAACCTGGAACTGACCGAGGCCAAGGCCCAGCTCCACGCCGGGCTGACCCGGTTGAAGCCCGAGGACCGGGCGACCCTGGAGGCGTTCTACCTCCGGGGCCGGAGCCTGAAGCAGATGGCCCGGGAGTTCGAGGCCCCGGTCGGGACGATCAAGCGGCGGCTGTTCGTCGCCCGGGCGCGGCTGAAGGATGTCCTCGTCGGCTCGGGCGGCGGGGACTTCGACACCGGCGAATTCCCGGCGACCGAGCGGCGGGCCAAGCGGAAGGACCGCGAACTCGTCGGCGTGTAA
- a CDS encoding HlyD family secretion protein encodes MANESQSPSHDGQHAGSHDDAAPTQPPRRRRWRKWIIISCVTLVAVGCGWYFGRHWIHRELTTESTDDAYVNGHVSSVSGRVNGYVLAIYCDDNDRVRQGDLLLELDHEPYQVMVNQRKAALEVAEANLAAAVAQVRAQEAKARSSWFTLIHAQEQVRYQVATIRSNLATLKLREAQLHLAEAEVARVKRLVDKQAATKEELDQRAADLEVARQQVVEAREMIHRTRANLGLAPNDENPTAVPPDLEQTYSSVQTALSDSAMALAQIGVPIPLRGLTPAGLRDKLEAVDPSRDLGQALDRVVDKAPAVKQARASVDQAREDLRNAELNLRYTYVHAPIDGQVVRRTVNPGDNVLSGQGLMAVRSLTDIWIDANFKESQIHRIQIGHPVEISVDAYPNKTFRGRVEGFSAGTGSSLAILPPENATGNFVKIVQRLPVRIRINPEDMTPDTPLLIGLSVIPAVKYEDQPTGPDAGKRLVDPGQRREPSRTSVPPMPTTSATPGTRLAARGEETTR; translated from the coding sequence ATGGCGAACGAGTCACAGTCGCCTTCGCACGACGGCCAACACGCGGGCAGCCACGACGACGCGGCCCCGACCCAGCCGCCCCGCCGCCGCCGCTGGCGGAAGTGGATCATCATCAGTTGCGTGACGCTCGTCGCGGTCGGCTGTGGTTGGTATTTCGGCCGCCACTGGATTCATCGGGAATTGACCACCGAATCGACCGACGACGCCTACGTGAACGGGCACGTCAGTTCCGTGAGTGGCCGGGTGAACGGCTACGTACTCGCGATCTACTGCGACGACAACGACCGGGTCCGCCAGGGCGACCTGTTGCTCGAACTCGACCACGAGCCGTATCAGGTGATGGTCAACCAGCGGAAGGCCGCGCTGGAGGTGGCCGAGGCGAACCTTGCCGCCGCTGTGGCCCAGGTCCGCGCTCAGGAGGCGAAAGCCCGGTCGAGTTGGTTCACCCTGATCCACGCCCAGGAACAGGTCCGCTATCAGGTCGCTACCATCCGCTCGAACTTGGCCACGCTCAAACTTCGGGAAGCCCAGCTCCACCTGGCGGAGGCGGAAGTCGCTCGGGTCAAGCGGCTGGTCGATAAACAGGCGGCGACCAAGGAAGAACTCGACCAGCGAGCCGCCGACCTGGAGGTCGCCCGGCAGCAGGTGGTCGAGGCCCGCGAAATGATCCACCGGACGCGGGCCAACCTCGGCCTCGCGCCGAACGACGAGAACCCGACCGCCGTGCCGCCCGACCTGGAACAAACGTATTCGTCAGTCCAGACAGCCCTGTCCGACTCGGCCATGGCTCTGGCCCAGATCGGCGTTCCCATTCCCCTACGCGGCCTGACGCCCGCCGGCCTGCGGGACAAACTGGAAGCGGTGGACCCGTCCCGCGATCTCGGGCAGGCGCTGGACCGGGTGGTGGACAAGGCCCCGGCCGTCAAGCAGGCCCGGGCCTCGGTCGACCAAGCCCGGGAAGACTTGCGCAACGCCGAACTCAACCTGCGGTACACCTACGTTCACGCGCCCATCGATGGTCAGGTGGTGCGGCGGACCGTGAACCCGGGCGACAACGTCCTGTCCGGCCAGGGGCTGATGGCAGTGCGGTCCCTGACGGACATCTGGATCGACGCGAACTTCAAGGAGTCCCAGATCCACCGCATCCAGATCGGCCACCCGGTCGAGATCTCGGTCGACGCTTATCCGAACAAGACGTTTCGCGGCCGGGTCGAGGGGTTTAGTGCCGGGACGGGCTCATCACTTGCGATCCTGCCGCCCGAAAACGCGACCGGCAACTTCGTGAAAATCGTCCAGCGGCTCCCGGTCCGCATCCGGATCAACCCGGAAGACATGACGCCGGACACGCCACTGCTCATCGGCCTATCCGTCATCCCGGCCGTTAAGTACGAGGACCAGCCGACCGGCCCCGACGCGGGCAAGCGGCTCGTCGATCCGGGTCAGCGCCGCGAGCCGAGCCGCACCAGTGTTCCGCCGATGCCAACCACGTCCGCCACACCGGGCACGCGCCTGGCTGCTCGTGGAGAGGAAACGACTCGGTAG